Within Conger conger chromosome 3, fConCon1.1, whole genome shotgun sequence, the genomic segment ACCAACCCTCAGCAGACAGCTTGGCCAGGCAGAAGGGAGGCCCACGCATCACCACCTCCTGCATAATGATGGAGAAACTGTACACATCGCCGGGCATGGAGCCGGTCTGCCCTGGACAGGAGCTACGCAGGATCTCTGGGGCTGTCCACAGCAGCTCTGCAGtgcaaatatacatacacacatacagtcacacacatacagtatgaatcaCGCACATACATCATAAACACTGATAAGGACAGTTCCCCACAGATACATACTCATGTACACAATCAGTTTGAATCACATTCATTAGTttcatgcaaacatacacaaacacatgcacatttcacatacagtacatatacacaaaaacacactaaattatagaaataaaatgcagataGAATTTGCTCATGCTGCATAACAGCACAATTGTACTTGTACGTAAATTGCTGGAGACAAGTTTGAACATGCTATCCAACAACAAATGAGTGTTACTTTATACTATCACTGAAGTATTTACATAAATATGACATAAATATCAGTTGTTACATCAATATTTAGAACAGTTCAATGGGTAGCACCAAGATCACATCACATTCGCACTTCATTGTGTGACACTGCTCCAGTAACATTTTATAATACCATAGCAATTAGGTGAGAACATTGGTTGTTAGCCGGGACATTATGAAGGGGCTGGCAGACAGAGTTGTGATCAGAAGAACCGAAAGGAGTGAACTCACCCTCTGCGGGAGGCTCCACATAGGGAAATCTCTGGGACACCAGAACCTTGTTGTAGCCATAGTCAGTGACTCTGAGTACGAAGCGACCATCTACCACGCAGTTGCGTGACTTGAGCCTTCCGTGACACATGTTTCTGTAGTGCAAGTACTTCATGCCCTTTACCCCAGGAGACATGACAAAAGAAGGAATTCAGTTCATATAAACACCCATGTGCTCATAAAGTATACTGTAAAAGTCAGGGggttttacaacaaaacattAAATTAGCTTTGGCTACCTACCCTATACGTAGCACACCTAGTGCTTGGTTTTAGCCTGTAACAATGTTAACTGCAttgtccctgataaataaatgaaaaataaataaataaataattgaaggTATGTGTAGAGACTGGGACATGAACACTCTAgaattatatttatttccattacaAATAGTTTCCGTGAAGGATGATGCAATACCTGATTGTTTGCTATTTCATCAAATCTGAACCATTGGCATGATTTGCTAgagatgtttatttatttttctgatcttTTCAATAACTGCCAAATAATCATTCAGGATTTCCAGGCCttctctgtcccaaaccctcCTCAAGCCACACacccctcctctgtcctccatacccctcctccccttctctcatcCACTCTCCATCCTTCATGCTCTACAGTGCTCCCGTGCCCTTGGCATTGCTCCACCTCGACCCTTCACCCCCAGCATTCCAGCCACCTTGATGAGGTCCAACAGCAGTGAGGACTTGAACATCCAGTCCAGTTTGACGTCCTCATTGCGCAGAAGGTCCTCTATACTGCCCCGGGAGCAGAACTCTGTGACGATGGCGAAGATGTTGCAGTCATGGAAGAACCCCAGGAAAGGGCTGATGTTGTCATGTCTCATGTCCTTCATCTGCAATGGTGGGAGTCACACTGAAGCAGATATTTCACTGTACtttacaatataaaacaatcaaTGGGTTAGAATAACTATCAGcaacattttgtaaaatgtatggtaaaaaaaagcaatgcagCACAAATGATAGGTAGCATTGCTTCCAGTTTTAAAATAGCCAACGCTTAGCATGAGCCATGAACAATggacaaacatacacagacagcTAACATTACCTATTGAAGGCAACCTACCAGTTCGAAGACATCactggtttttggggtgatgGTCTTGAAATTTCCATCTGGAAATTTTTTTAACCAAACCCAGTCTCCctagaagaaaaataatatcaCAGCATTCACttgttgactgtgtgtgcacgtgagtgtgtgcatttctaCGTAACTAAACCAACAGCAGTTCTTGCACCTTTTTCCTTCACAGGTGTTCTGATGCCCACTACATTTTTCAGAGAACTGCACATTGATTTAACATTCTGTGTAAATATGTTATATAACAATATTAGGATAAACTGATAATGACATAATTCATAATATTTTAAGAAAAACCCTAGATCTCACCTCATAGATGGCCACGTTAGAGTTCTCAGGTGTGGCTGGAGACAGAGTAGAGGCAGAGAAGGGAGATTTAAGGCTGCGTTCTGCTTCTGAAAAACTTCTCCTCCCCTCACTGGCCTTGCTGCCATCCAAACTCGGTTTCTGTGTACAGGGATGCCAGAGGCAAACTTAAACAAAGACCAGCTGTTTCTTGtaagactttttattttatctgggTTAGAAATGCCCAGTCAATATGACATGAATGGCTTTCCCCAAATCTCATGATCTGGCTCATTGGCATATTCTACAGCAACCCTGGTAGAACTGACCTTGTTGCTTAGTGATCGGTAGATAAAAGTGACATCCTCCAAGGTTAGCATGATCCTGTTGGTACCCCTGACCAGCCTGATCTGATTTATTCGTCGTCTGGAGATGCTGAAAAGACAGCAATCATCAGTACTCTTTTCTCTCTGGAGGCCGGATCCCAATCCTTATAAATCCTGCCCTAGGTGCGTACCCTACTGAAAAACGATGTCCAGGGAAATAGTGTGATTGAACATTACCCTGGTAACTGTACTCTTTCCCAGGCTAATCATGTGCTAGTTAATGGAGTGAGATTGAAAGGACCAGCCCGATTTTTGTGTCTAACTGCTCTGTGAGCCTTTTTAATTTCTTAAATGAGAGTAagaacaattaaccaaattaGCTTAAATTCAGCTGCAGCTAATGACAACACAATTTCACAGAACTGACATACAGGGACTGTATGCATTGAAGACTTGTGGAGATAAAAAGCAATACTTTCTATTGATTCTGTCCTTCCATACCATGACACATATTTTGTGAGATTTAGTGAAAAAGAGATGGAAAGCTGTCTTTAATACTTTTGGTACACAACCTTACTATGAAGGATTTTTCCACCACATTAGATCCCATAGTAAACAAATATACAATGCTAGGCATACACATTGAGATGAGAGCCATTTCACAGCAAAATTCACAGCCATGCAGGTTTCTATACCTTATGCAGTAAGACAGCCCCAGCAAAAAGGCAGACATAGAGAAGACGATCAAGAATATCGTTACCACAGAGAATGGATCTACACCTGAaatcaacaaaaacacaacaagaatcaaatcaaattacCAAGATTACTGCTACTGGAAGTCATTAATTTGTCAGTCATCAATGTGGTCCACAAATGTCAACATTTACAACACATGAATTATTTAGATGTCTATGGGCCATCCTATAAAAATCTGCCTATGTATGCTATTGATGAGGACAATGTCATCGTGCTTTTAGTTTTGATCCTGAGTATATTAATGAGGAACTGCATGAGTGTGAGAGGTAATGACAACAAGTGGTTGTGTCAACCAGCGAAGCAACTGAACCATAGACAACAGCTACTTTTAACATATTTATCTGAAAAAGTATGATTTTGATAATCTGAAGGGGGTACAGCACACTGTGCAGTATACATAACCGCCTTAGTCTCACCTCCGATGCAGATGATGCCAGGTGTGAACCAGCAGCTGGAGTCCTTGGAAACCCCATGTGGGTAGTGAATTAATCTGCCCAGGGATCTCACCAGTCCGGTACCCGGGTCTATGCTGTGAGTGGGATAGAGCTCCCAGGAGCGTCCGTCAGTGTCCAGCACCACAAAGTTTACCAGGCTTGCACCAGTGATGTTGGTGAGGATTTCCTGGTTGAAACCGTAGAAGGCCATGCTGTGGGAGTGCCGGGCCAGGTTGCTCCCTGACAACCACACTCCCGAGTCCTGCATACGCTGCATTGCTGTGGCTAGGAACAGGATGGAGTCGTAGATTGTTCCAAATAGAGGAGACACCTGGAACACAAGAATCACACAGTTGTGAAAGAATGGAAGACTGGACCGTGCCtcctctttgttttgtttttttactttcatttcagcTCTTCACATTTCAGCTCTTCAGAGCTTTTCTTGAATGATATTACCAATGTCCAAGCATAAACTGGAATCTGTGGTTGGAACAGATTGGTGGGCTCAGGCTTTGAGCTTTGAGCTTTTGAGCTTTGAGCTTTGAGTGCATGCTGATCTTGGCCTCACTCATGCCTCTACGTTACCGTACCTGCTGGGGTTTGATGTCTGCGGGTACCTCCCCACGGTCAATGGCCTCCTGGTAGGCCTCATAAAAGGATGTCTCCTTGGCATCCATGGTGATGGTGAGCACAGCATCGTAGGCTCGGATCAGCTTGCTGTTGTTGCGCAGAGCTGGGTAGCGGATGTCGTCATAGGGCAGGCTGTACTGTAGCGTGTCGAAGGGCAGGAACACCAGCGAGCCCTCTGTCATATGCATGTCGTGGGCCGTCTCCAAGAGCAGCTTCTGCGTTTTCCCACCGATCAGCACTGAGTGCATGCAGAGGATGACCACTGTAGGGAAGGGAAGAATGCACAGCCTCAGAACACACCTGGACAGCAGGGCACTTAGAGCTCAAGGAGTATGTAATTTATACAAATGATCAAAGATTACCAATGCTATACATGATGTATGTTTTGCTTACTCCAAAGGTCAGGAATTTTACTAACTGCGCTATGAGATTTCTTCTAATCTCTGCAATAACATGTTTTCCTTAAGCTATAGAAGGCAGAGAAAATGGTCTTAACAAAAATCAGCACTTACTGCTGAGGTGTTCTATATTCTCGACTTCAGCCAGGGTCTGGCGCATGCTGGCAGGGTCGTTGCTGACAGTGGCTACGATGCCCACGGCGAATCCGTAGCTGCGCAGGTCATATGCCACCTTGCCAGCTGTTTCTACCCAGCTCTCTTCCGCCGACGAGATGATCCCCACGTGTGCCCAGCGGAAGTGGCGCATGAAGCGCAGCAGCACCCAGCTGGGGGAGGGCGTGGTACAGGCCATGGTGGGGTGAGTCCTGACATCCAGCTCTTGGCCAACGCAGGCCCAGGAGAAAACGGCCTTGTTCCAGCTCTTGCCCAGCAGACAGGCCGCATCACAGTACCCAGGATTGACAGGCCCCACAAAGGCAGATGCCTGTGTGCCGTAGTGCAGGAAGTCGCTCAGAGCCCTGGACGTCTGGCAGTCCTCCTCCAGGATGACATAGTCAAATGTGGTACCCAGCAGCAGAGAATCATCCTTGTTAATCCTTTCCACTGCCAGCTGTGCTGCCGCTTTAGGCAACGCCTTGGCAAAGAGGGGGTCACATGACCATGGCCCTATCACTCCCACCCTGAATAGAGAGGCCTGGGTCTTACTGGGGAGGCAGAGAGCAGGTAAAAGGAGCCAGAGCAGCAAGGCCCTATGTGGAGAGAAGGGGGCTTTGGGTTGCTTGCAGTCAGGAGTCCTCAGTCTTCCTGTCATCCATTCCTGCAGTAAACTGTGGAAGGGACAATGCTGCTGGAGCATCGCAAGCAGCCTGGTGCTGTATTCACTGAACCTCAGACGTAGCCCTTTCCCCAGCTGCTCCCACTGTCtgggaaacagaaagagaggaaaTTACTACCAGGGCATGGAGCACCTTCATTCTTCCAAACCATTTCCCCAAGACACTGCCTGTGGATATATGGGTCTCACCATGCACTCCAATGTATGACCATCTGTGGTTCGATAATAAGGATGCTTAAAAAACTCATGTAATGCTGTTTCAAGGCCTTTAGgacaatattc encodes:
- the gc2 gene encoding retinal guanylyl cyclase 2, with amino-acid sequence MPVAKYASHLGLLSKQWEQLGKGLRLRFSEYSTRLLAMLQQHCPFHSLLQEWMTGRLRTPDCKQPKAPFSPHRALLLWLLLPALCLPSKTQASLFRVGVIGPWSCDPLFAKALPKAAAQLAVERINKDDSLLLGTTFDYVILEEDCQTSRALSDFLHYGTQASAFVGPVNPGYCDAACLLGKSWNKAVFSWACVGQELDVRTHPTMACTTPSPSWVLLRFMRHFRWAHVGIISSAEESWVETAGKVAYDLRSYGFAVGIVATVSNDPASMRQTLAEVENIEHLSMVILCMHSVLIGGKTQKLLLETAHDMHMTEGSLVFLPFDTLQYSLPYDDIRYPALRNNSKLIRAYDAVLTITMDAKETSFYEAYQEAIDRGEVPADIKPQQVSPLFGTIYDSILFLATAMQRMQDSGVWLSGSNLARHSHSMAFYGFNQEILTNITGASLVNFVVLDTDGRSWELYPTHSIDPGTGLVRSLGRLIHYPHGVSKDSSCWFTPGIICIGGVDPFSVVTIFLIVFSMSAFLLGLSYCIRRRINQIRLVRGTNRIMLTLEDVTFIYRSLSNKKPSLDGSKASEGRRSFSEAERSLKSPFSASTLSPATPENSNVAIYEGDWVWLKKFPDGNFKTITPKTSDVFELMKDMRHDNISPFLGFFHDCNIFAIVTEFCSRGSIEDLLRNEDVKLDWMFKSSLLLDLIKGMKYLHYRNMCHGRLKSRNCVVDGRFVLRVTDYGYNKVLVSQRFPYVEPPAEELLWTAPEILRSSCPGQTGSMPGDVYSFSIIMQEVVMRGPPFCLAKLSAEELLLKIKKPPPLCRPVVPPDYAPPECLQLMKLCWNEQPERRPTFNDIFDQFKNINKGKKTNIIDSMLRMLEQYSSNLEELIRERTEELEIEKHKTEKLLTQMLPPSVAEALKLGCTVEPEHFENVTLYFSDVVGFTTISANSEPIEVVDLLNDLYTLFDAIIGDHDVYKVETIGDAYMVASGLPVPNENRHAAEIANMALDILSAVGTFKMRHMPDVPVRIRIGLHSGPCVAGVVGLTMPRYCLFGDTVITASRMESTGMPQRIQVSCSTVKILLELKAGYQVQLRARTEIKGKDLEETYWLVGRTGFTKPLPVPPELKSGQMAQRLQMEEIAESKRRKAEKQQLAKKNK